TCTGTGGCCAAGCAACAAAACATGACCATCAATATTAGCCACAGATCCACACAGATTTGCACTGGTACAACTCCGCATTTCGCCCCCGCCAGAAACTTGATCTTAATAGTTTACCGAACTTACCAGAAAACAGACCGCCAAACCTAATCTGTGGCCGTCTGTGTTTATCTGTGGCTAAACCTCCCCGCCCACAAGTTGAGCATCATCACGATCCACAGTTCGGTGGCGTAGTTGCGCAGGCCGTTTTGGTGCTCCTTCCAGATCCGCTCCAGCCGGTCCTGGCGGAAGTACAGGCGGCTCGCCTCGCCGTCCAGGATCAGACCCCGGGCGTAGTCCTTGAGCTCGCCCCGCAGCCACTCCAGGATCGGCACCCCGAACCCCATCTTCCTCCGGTACAGGATGTCGTCGGGCAGGTGGCGCTTAAGGGCCTTTTTGAAGATGTGCTTTCCGTCGAGCCCCACGAGCTTCAGGCGCGAAGGGATCCGGGCCACGTACTCCATGAACTCGTGGTCCAGGATCGGGCAGCGCACCTCCAGCGACACCGCCATGCTGGCCCGGTCCACCTTGGTGAGGATGTCGCCGCACAGGTAGGTCTGGATGTCCAGGTACTGGATCCTGGATAGGTGGTCCTCGGCCGGGGCCCGGCGGTAGATCTCGTAGAACAGGTCCCGGGTTTCGTAGCCACCCAGGGCCTCCAGCACCTCCGGCTTGAGCAGCGCCCGTTTCGCGTCCTCGTAAAAGGCGCTCACCGAAAAGAAGTACGCGTCCTCCGGGTCGCGGGCCACATTCGAAATGAAGGCCTTGCCCCGGAAGATCTGGGGCAGGTAGTCCGCCTTGGGGTAGAGCCTCCCCAGGCCGCCGAACACGGGTCTTCGCAGGGGCCGGGGCACCAGGTTGCGCACCAGGTTCTCCCGGGCGTCCATGTAGTAGCGCCGGTACCCGGCGAAGTTCTCATCCCCGCCGTCGCCGGAGAGGGAGACCGTGACGTTCTGCCGGGCGGTGCGCGACACGTAGTACGTGGGCACGGCCGACGAGTCCGCGAACGGCTCGTCGTAGTGCCAGGCCAGCTCCTCGATGACCGGGATGGCTTCGGGGGTCACGTGGAACTCGTGGTGGTCGGTGCGAAACAGCTCCGCCACCCGCCGCGCGTACTCGGCCTCGTTGTACTGGGCCACGCTGAACGAGATGGAGTTCGTGAGCACCGGGCGGCCGTCGGAGGCCCGGGCCATCAGGGCCACCACGGCCGAGGAGTCCACGCCTCCCGACAGGAACGCCCCGAGCGGCACGTCACTGATCATCCGAAGCCGGGTGGCCTCGTCCAGGATGCCCAGGAGCTCCTCCATCATCCGCTCCTCGGGCAGGTCGTGGCACGGGGTGAACGCGAGGTCCCAGTACCGGCGGACCTCGAACGCGTCGGCCGTGACCAGGGCGTAGTGGGCCGGGGGGAGCTTTCGGATCGACCGGAAGATGCTTTTGGGCGAGGGCACGTACAGGAGCGACAGGTAGTCCGACAGCGCGGTCAGGTCCACGTCCCGGTCCACCCCCGGAGCCTCCAAGATCGCCTTGATTTCCGAGCCGAACACCAGCCGCTCGTCGTCCACCAAGTAATAGAGCGGCTTTTTGCCCACCCGGTCCCGGACGAGCCACAGCACCTGCTTTCGCTCGTCCCACAGGGCGATCGCAAACATCCCCCGGAACCGCTGCACCGCGCCCTCGCCCCACTCCTCCCAGGCGTGCACGATGGTCTCGGTGTCGGAGTGGGTGCGGAACCGGTGGCCCTTGGCCTCCAGCTCCTTCTTCAAGGACTGGAAGTTGTAGACCTCGCCGTTGAACGCCACCCAAACCGTGCCGTCCTCGTTGGCGAGGGGCTGCTGGCCGGTGGAAAGGTCGATGATGGACAGCCGCCGGTGGCCGAGGCCCACGTGGCCCGGTCCGGCCGTTGATCGTAAATCGTGAATCGTGAATCGTGAATCGTTGGGACGTTGGTAGGACGCCGGGCTTCCCAGCTTCCCAGCCTCCCAGCCTCCCAGCGCGTCAACGGGCGGACGCCCGTTGACGAAGTACCCCTCCTCGTCGGGCCCCCGGTGGGTCAGGGTCCGGGTCATCCGGACCAGCACCTCGGGGTCGACGGGCGAGCCGTTGCGATGGAACAGACCTGCAATGCCGCACATGGAAACTCCGCTTTTAGGCTGGGAAGCTAGAAAGCTAGAAGGCTGGGAGGCGGAACGGCTTTTGGCCTCCTCGCCTCCCAGCCTTCCAACGTCCTAGCCGACTCACCCTCCGCGATACACCTCTCGGCGGGGACCGATACGGACCACCAGCACGACGAGCCTCTCGTCCTCGATCCTTGCGACGATCCGGTAGGGCCCCACACGGTACCGCCACAGCTCGTGAAGCTTCCCCGTCAGCGGGGCACCCAACGAGCGGGGGTCGTCCAGGGTCGACAGGCGTTCGAGGTACTTCCGAATCCGGTTCCGGGAGGGCGGATCCAGCCCCCTGACATCCTTCCGGGCGGACGCCAGGTACTCAATCGTCCAGCCCATCCCAGAAGTCCTCGTGCGAGACGATCAAGTCCTTGCCCGCTCGGAGGTCCTCCAGGCGCTTCTCTGCAAGGTACACGTCTTCCAGATCGTCCAGATACCGCTTCAGGGCCTCGCGCACGTAATACCCCTTGGGACGGGCGGTCATCTCGGCCAGGCGGTTGAGGCGGGCCTGAAGATCCTCGGGCAGCCGGAGCGAGAGCATTCCCATGGTTCTCCTCCCAGTCGGTTTTCGGGGGTACCCAGGGAGAATACATGTATTACACCCGCTCGGCAATCAGCCGTCGAACGGAAGGCCGTGCGGACGCTGGGACGCTCGGACGGGGCAAAGGCCGTGAATCGTGAAGCCGGGAATGGGTCCAACTGCCGCCGGTCGTCGGTCGTCGATCGTGAGCGGCCGGAGCTCAACGACCAACGACCAACGGCCTTTGGCCTTCCAGCTTTTCAGCCACAGATATACACGGATCGGCACGGATGGACACCCAAGCTCACCGCTCCAGCGCCACCAGCACCTCCGGGCTCAGGGCTTTTCGCCAGGCGAGGTCGTTCGACAAGAACAGCTCCGCCCCGGCCGCGAGTCCGGCGGCCACGATCAGCGCATCCGTCGCCCGCAGCCTTTCCCACCGGACCGACGGGTCCTCCCCAAGGTGGGCGAGAACCCGCTCGTCCACTAGGCGGCACTCCAGGTTCGGGAAAGCGCCCAGCCAGTCGCGCAGGTTTCTTGCCGTATCCCTCCTACCGGCCCATAACGGGCCCATCATGAGCTCGCCCAGGGTGATCGCTGAGACGACCCCCTCGAATCCGCCGGCCTCCAGGCTACGGAACACGTGTTGCGCGAGGTTTCCGTACCCCGGAACGTCCTCCACGAGGTAGATGATCACGTTTGTGTCGATCAGTACCTTCCGCCCGTCCAGGCGCCGCAGCAGGGATCCGGCGGACGCAAGCCTCGTCACGGGTCCTCGCGCTCCCGGTCCAGCCACTCCCGGACCTCTGCCGCAGTGCTTCCGAAGCATCCCTTTGCCGAACCCGCCAAGGCCTCGGTCAAAGACGGAACCGGCATGAGGACCAACCGGTCGCCCTCCTCCCGCAGGATCAGACGGGTGTCCTTCCGGATCCCCCACCGGCGCCGGATCTCGGCCGGAACGACAATCGTCCCCCTCTGCCCAACCCGCACGATCGTTTCCGTAGCCATGCTCCTCTCCAAATCCCCCCACGGTCCCGCGTGACCATCATCCGGCACCGCCCTCATCCGCCAATTCATTAGCATCTGAGGCTGGGTGCACGTCTGACATTATCCCACAGATCAGACATGGCACAATCGTCTCACGCCACGACGCAACGACGCCACGGGGGGGATTGAACCGGGGAACGGTGGGACGCCAGGACGTTGGGACGTTGGGACGCTAGGACGCCGGAATGCCTTCCAGCCTCCTAGCCTCCTAGCGTTCCAGCCTCCCAGCCGGCGCGAAGCGTCGACACTTGTCACCGATCACCCGTCACCGGTCACCGCCCTTGCCGGTTCTCCCCCGTTTCCCGTATCATTCCGCCTCCGTCGTTCCGGGACGACCGGCCCGGTGTCGTGCGACTCTTGCGATCCAGAAGGAGGGGGAGCTCCCTGATGACCGAGGCCGGAGACACCCTGCCGCTCGCCACGCGCTGCCGCCCCTGGGAACGGCCGCGCCCGGGCGCCGGCGCCTCCGTACCCGCCTCCCCCCTCCCCGCCGGCCCCGGGGACCGCCGTGTCGGCTGACGCCGTGCTCACCCTGGTGGTCGTGGCCGCCATGGTGGTGTGCCTGGCCCTCGACCTGCTTCCGCCCGACGTGGTCACGTTCTCGGCCCTGGGCACCCTGCTCCTGGCCGGGGTGCTCGACCCCTCCGAGGCCCTGTCCGGATTCTCCAACAGCGCCATGATCACCGTGGCGGTGCTGTTCATCGTGGCCTATGCGGCCCAGTCGGCCGGCGTGCTGGAGTACGTGGCCGCCAAGGTCATGGGCGACGGCAGGGGCATGCGCCGCGCGCTGGCGCGCATGATCCTGTCGGTCACCTCGTTCTCCGCCTTCCTGAACAACACCCCGATCGTGGCGATGTTCCTGCCGGCGGTGCGCGACTGGACCCACCGCAAGGGGTTTCCCCCATCGAAGTTCCTGATCCCCCTGTCCTACGCATCGATCCTCGGAGGCCTGTGCACCCTGATCGGCACCTCCACCAACCTCCTGATCAACGGCATGTACCAGGAGGCCGCGGGCCGTTCCCTCTCGATGTTCGAGCTGGCGTGGGTCGGGGTGCCCTGCGCCCTGCTCGCCATCGCGTATCTCCTGACCCTGGGGCCGCGGCTCCTGCCCGACCGCAGCGACCCGGAGGAGTCTCTGTTCGGGCCCGGCCGGGAGTACCTGTTCGAGATGCGGCTCACGCCGGGAAGCCCCCTGCGGGGAAAGACGGTCGAGGCCGCGGGCCTGCGGCGGCTGGGCAGCGTGTTCCTGGCCGAGATCCTGCGCGGCCCGGTCTCGATCGCGCCGGTCAAGCCCACCGACGTGCTGGAGGACGGGGACCGGCTGATCTTCGCCGGCGCGGCCGAGGGCGCCGTGATCCTCCACCGGATCCCCGGCCTCGTGCCGTCGGGGGGCCACGACCTCTACCACGAGATCCGCCGCCGCGGCGAGGGCAAGGTGCTCGAGGCGGTGGTGTCCCGGTCCTCGCCGCTGCTCGGAAAGACCATCAAACAGGGCAACTTCCGCGGCCGCTACGACGCCGTGGTGCTGGCCGTACACCGACACGGCGAGCGCGTACGCGGGAAGCTGGGCGCGCTCAAGCTCCGACCCGGCGACACCCTGCTCCTCCTGAGCGGTCCCGATTTCCTGAAGCGCTGGGGCCGGTCCCGCGAGTTCTACCTGGTCTCCACGGTCTCCGAGATGCCCCGCCTCGACCGCCGCAAGACCTGGCTCGCCGCGGTCGCCCTGGGCGGCATGGTGCTCCTGTCCGCGTCCGGGATCCTGAGCGTGCTCAAGGCCGCCGTGCTCGCGGCCGTATTTCTCATCGTGACCCGCT
This is a stretch of genomic DNA from Deferrisoma camini S3R1. It encodes these proteins:
- the asnB gene encoding asparagine synthase (glutamine-hydrolyzing) → MCGIAGLFHRNGSPVDPEVLVRMTRTLTHRGPDEEGYFVNGRPPVDALGGWEAGKLGSPASYQRPNDSRFTIHDLRSTAGPGHVGLGHRRLSIIDLSTGQQPLANEDGTVWVAFNGEVYNFQSLKKELEAKGHRFRTHSDTETIVHAWEEWGEGAVQRFRGMFAIALWDERKQVLWLVRDRVGKKPLYYLVDDERLVFGSEIKAILEAPGVDRDVDLTALSDYLSLLYVPSPKSIFRSIRKLPPAHYALVTADAFEVRRYWDLAFTPCHDLPEERMMEELLGILDEATRLRMISDVPLGAFLSGGVDSSAVVALMARASDGRPVLTNSISFSVAQYNEAEYARRVAELFRTDHHEFHVTPEAIPVIEELAWHYDEPFADSSAVPTYYVSRTARQNVTVSLSGDGGDENFAGYRRYYMDARENLVRNLVPRPLRRPVFGGLGRLYPKADYLPQIFRGKAFISNVARDPEDAYFFSVSAFYEDAKRALLKPEVLEALGGYETRDLFYEIYRRAPAEDHLSRIQYLDIQTYLCGDILTKVDRASMAVSLEVRCPILDHEFMEYVARIPSRLKLVGLDGKHIFKKALKRHLPDDILYRRKMGFGVPILEWLRGELKDYARGLILDGEASRLYFRQDRLERIWKEHQNGLRNYATELWIVMMLNLWAGRFSHR
- a CDS encoding SLC13 family permease — protein: MSADAVLTLVVVAAMVVCLALDLLPPDVVTFSALGTLLLAGVLDPSEALSGFSNSAMITVAVLFIVAYAAQSAGVLEYVAAKVMGDGRGMRRALARMILSVTSFSAFLNNTPIVAMFLPAVRDWTHRKGFPPSKFLIPLSYASILGGLCTLIGTSTNLLINGMYQEAAGRSLSMFELAWVGVPCALLAIAYLLTLGPRLLPDRSDPEESLFGPGREYLFEMRLTPGSPLRGKTVEAAGLRRLGSVFLAEILRGPVSIAPVKPTDVLEDGDRLIFAGAAEGAVILHRIPGLVPSGGHDLYHEIRRRGEGKVLEAVVSRSSPLLGKTIKQGNFRGRYDAVVLAVHRHGERVRGKLGALKLRPGDTLLLLSGPDFLKRWGRSREFYLVSTVSEMPRLDRRKTWLAAVALGGMVLLSASGILSVLKAAVLAAVFLIVTRCVTAVEARRSLEINVLVVIASSLGIGYALEKTGAAASIASIVLQAVQGLGPRALLAAVFVFASGLTGFITNNAAAALAFPVALSAAKGAGLDPHPFVIAVAVAASASFASPVAYQTNMMVYGPGGYRFTDFVRVGLPLHLLYLVGSVLLIPMIWSF
- a CDS encoding type II toxin-antitoxin system VapC family toxin, with translation MTRLASAGSLLRRLDGRKVLIDTNVIIYLVEDVPGYGNLAQHVFRSLEAGGFEGVVSAITLGELMMGPLWAGRRDTARNLRDWLGAFPNLECRLVDERVLAHLGEDPSVRWERLRATDALIVAAGLAAGAELFLSNDLAWRKALSPEVLVALER
- the relB gene encoding type II toxin-antitoxin system RelB family antitoxin codes for the protein MGMLSLRLPEDLQARLNRLAEMTARPKGYYVREALKRYLDDLEDVYLAEKRLEDLRAGKDLIVSHEDFWDGLDD
- a CDS encoding type II toxin-antitoxin system RelE family toxin; protein product: MGWTIEYLASARKDVRGLDPPSRNRIRKYLERLSTLDDPRSLGAPLTGKLHELWRYRVGPYRIVARIEDERLVVLVVRIGPRREVYRGG
- a CDS encoding AbrB/MazE/SpoVT family DNA-binding domain-containing protein, with translation MATETIVRVGQRGTIVVPAEIRRRWGIRKDTRLILREEGDRLVLMPVPSLTEALAGSAKGCFGSTAAEVREWLDREREDP